In Piliocolobus tephrosceles isolate RC106 chromosome 12, ASM277652v3, whole genome shotgun sequence, one DNA window encodes the following:
- the LOC111536090 gene encoding kita-kyushu lung cancer antigen 1 homolog, producing the protein MNICLLLASSILCALMIVCWKYRFRRNTGETSSVSTAFALLICSSTGLINSNTDNNLLFNNLSRDILNNFPHSIDMQKQLLVNVKMVEYKMAELEYILVSHDLRGASGHRKST; encoded by the exons ATGAACATCTGTTTACTCCTAGCGAGCAGCATTCTGTGTGCCTTGATGATTGTCTGCTGGAAATATCGCTTTCGG AGAAACACTGGTGAAACATCATCAGTTTCTACTGCGTTTGCACTACTAATATGCTCTTCTACTGGGTTAATTAACAGCAATACAGACAACAATCTTTTATTCAACAACCTCTCTcgggatattttaaataatttcccacACTCGATAGACATGCAGAAGCAACTATTGGTAAACGTCAAGATGGTGGAATACAAAATGGCTGAACTGGAATATATTCTAGTTAGCCACGATTTGAGAGGTGCATCAGGTCACCGGAAATCCACCTAA